TTTGCCCTGTTGATCAAGCAAAATTACTACGTGCGACTGGAACAACTGAGGCGCAGCGGGACAGtgctcttttgtctttttgtGATCGTTCTGAATTGAGAGAGACTCAATTCTTTGCCCCCTTTGCTGCATGGCTTCGCGCAAAGTCAAACTGAATTTAGATAGAATTCGCTTGGACTTTGGGCTAAGAAGAATTATTTCTTATTCAATGTAGAGCCCAGTAGGGTGAAGGGCTACTACatattatttcttgctttggCGCCTAACCTATTAAGGCGATGATACCCTTGGCCTTAGGCACTGACCACCCTTGTGACCCTAAGTTATAGTCTTTTGCTGCTCATCTTTCTGCTTGTTCACAACTTgctcattctttctttcagAAGGGAAATAAATGGCAAAGTGTCGGAGCCCCTGGAAGAGGTTTAATGGTTTGGCGACATGTCTAGTGGCCGGGCCCACATAGGGAACTATACATATTGCCACAGAAttggtttctttttactAGCTTTGTCAATGTTTTGCTAGTAATCGTCTTTGATGATACCATTCATTTAAATGAAATCTAGTCATCGCATTGATAGCATATTTGTGGAATAAATGCTACGTGCTATAGATGGTAGAACCGTCGCCAGCTGCACTGCCCAACGACCAGAGTCAAGAAGTAGGGTAACTAGGGCATCTCCAAAAGCTTCTTAAATAGAGTTAAAGATACACTCGCATCTCAACCTACATTACTGAAATCAGGCCCGTAGCGCCCTGGCGATTAGCTCTCTCTGACAGCGTCTTCGAGAAACTGCATGTCGAGAGCCGGCTGAGATAGTAGCTGTTCAAGAGATGAATCCGTCCACAGGTTGTCCCCGCGCGACATAATTGCGGGCAGCTAACATGTTGGCAAGGCTGCATTGGTAGGGACATCTAATCTATCTGATAGCATCGTGCGCTTTGTATGGGCGGCCAGGGCAGCTTCAATGAGCTCAACGTGGTGGCAATACTCCTGGGCGACACAGTTCCCAGCGTCTTTGAACTCAGCCAGAAGTCGTGAGGCTTCTTCAAATGAGTCACAGCCACTCTGGTTGTCTTGTCCCTCCTGAATGCTCGACATTGCCAGGATGGTCAGGGATGAGAACAGATAATgtgtgaagaagaaatagaaggTGACAAACAAGCCGTGGATCCCGGAGTCTGTGACGTGCTCCATGATTTGAATAACGCTGAGAATCTTATCCAAGGTGAGTCAGCGACAGAAGCTAGATGGAAAATATGTGCCTTTTAAATGGGTCACTTTCAGCCTTGGAGCCAAAACGCTGAGTATTCCAATACCACTATCAGTATTGATCTATGTACAACTAGAAGCTCGTATCAAACGTGATATAAATCATTCCTACTCAAATAATACCTCTGCGCCTGCCCATCTTCGCTACCGTACTCGAATCTCAAAATGGCCTTCATCCACCACTCCAACGCTTCGCGTTTCAGTATCCAGGCCCAAACGGAGGCCGCCGTGTGCATGAAGAATCTCTCCAACTGGACACCTGCTGTCGCTGAAATTCGCACTTGGCCTGAATACACGCCACAGCCACTCCGGACACTCCCCGGCCTCGCGCAAAAACTGGGAGTAAATCAGGTCTTTGTCAAGGATGAAAGCAAGCGCTTTGGCGCTTATTTCGGCTCATTCAAGGCCATAGGTGCCCCGTATGCGGTCTATAAGATCCTCGCAGACGAAAGTTATACAAAGACAGGAGTTCGGCCGTCACCAGTCGAGCTGCGTACTTTTAAATATCGCGACATTACCAAAAGTGTAACTGTGTGCGTTGCGTCCGATGGTGACCAGGGTCGTGGACTGGCATATGGCGCCCAGTTGTTTGGCTGCCGGTGCGCCGTCTATATCCACAGCCACGTCAGTGAAGGCCGCGCAGACATAACGAAAGAGCTAGGCGCAGTGGTGATTCGAGTTTATGGGGAATATAAAGCGTCTGTTTCCCGTGCAAAAGAGGATGCCCGCATGAATAACTGGTTTTTCGTGAGCAGCACCTCCTGGCCCGACTTTGATAATGACATCCCACAGCATGTTATGAATGCCTAAATGGTGGTCGTGGAGGAGGCACTGATCGCGATTCCCGTGTTAGACCATATCACCCACGTCTTTGTCTGCGCAGTATTGCCGCAGCCATCTTCCAGGGCTTCTACACTCGCCTTCACGATGATCGCCCATCCGGAATACCACAGTTCATTGTCGTTGAACCATCCGAGGCAGATTGTCTCCTGCAGAGCGCCAGACACGGAAATCAGAATGGTCGCTACGCACGCTCATAGCCGGCCTAGCCTTGCCGCGTGCCCTTGCCGGCTGCATGGAAGGTGCTCCACTGGCTTGCGAGAGGCTTTGTCGCAGTCCCGGATACCATTGCGGTAGATAGTATGAAGACATTGGCCAGTGGTTGTGAAGGCGATATTTCTGTGGTAAGCGGCGAGTCTTCAGCGGCCAGTATGTGTGTCCTGCTTAGAGCCAGCACTGACTCGACGGTGCGTAACAAGCTCGGGCTGGATGCGAACAGTCAGGTCTTGTTGTTCGTATTGGAGGGCACCACAGATTCCCAGATATTCGAGTCGTTAGTGGGCACGTCGCCAGCGGCGGTGTTTGCGGCCAAGGGGCCCTTCGCGGTCTAGTTTATCTTGTCAGAGCAATGGTTGCGTTGTATATAAGAGATGTCAACGTGCTCTATGACATTTTTGCGTGAAATCCTCCTTCTATGCTAAAGTGGGTTAATCTAATCAGCTTACCTATTTATCCATATCTAATTGCCATGAGCCGTTATTCTGAATAGCCCGTCCTCCATTATAAATTGTGTATTGAATACAGTATTCTATTTCCTAACTTTTCATAGTACGGGCCATCCCAAGACAATGAGTCGAGCTACCAGCCAAGAGAATAAAGGATCTTTAGGAACGAGGACATCGGCTGGTTTGTACAATTTTTCACTCTATTCATAAAAGCCTTTAGCTCACTTCCTGTGGTGCTTTGTCGACATAATCGACAAACCTTCCTGCCGAAACTTCCTTGCTGTGTTTTGgaatttctctttccacccTGGCTTCCTAATCATTTCTTGATGCTTGAAAAGCATCCACTTGACAATTTCGTATCTCTCAGGTAACTCGCTCTGTTCCACTGTCGTCACCATTTCTTCATTAATCAGTATATCATCTTGATGTTTAAAAAGGACCCACATAATGTCTTTTGCATAGAGCCCTTCATTCCCTGCCACTATTCTGACTAGTTCTTCAGTAACTGGTAGACTATGTCGATGATTGAGAAGTATCTCCATCAATTCAGGTCCACGGACTCCCCGGTTCCCTGCCGCTGCTTTGATCACTTCTTCAGTAACCGGTATATTCTTCTGATACTTGAAAAGTCGCTCCATTATATAATGTGCATACGGACCCTTGTTCATTGCCACTACCTTGACCACCTCTTCAGATATATGTAGACTATGTCGATATTTAAGAAGTAACCTCATTATTTCATCTCCACAATATCCCTCGTTCCCCGCCGCGACTTTGACGACTTCTTCAGTAACTGGTAAATTGTCCTGATACTGAAGAAGCACCTTCACGATTTGTGGTCCATCGGGCGTCGTATTTCCTACCACTGCTTTGACCACTTGTTCAGAAACTGGGACGGCTGTTCCCATTTGAGTCAGCCAGCCTTTGAACAGGTCTGGCTCTCCTTGGTCAGCTAACTGTACTGCAATGCCATCAACAATGACCCTCAGATCAGTCGATCCCTTCTCCGTATCCGGACGTTCTTTCTGGTATTGAGGTGCAATCTGAATGAGCTCCATTGGATCTCTTGGGCGAACTTCATTTTCGGTGTCAGACACGGGTATCGCCCATATAAGGGTAATATCATACGGCGGATTTTGCCTTGGGTCCATTTCTCGCAAGGATTCCGTATCCGGATTGTCATTATATCCAGGTTGCTGGGGCGTTATCGCAATATTGATTATTGTAAAGTGATCCTTTGATAGTCTGATAATGCATGGATTCGAATTTCCTCGTAAAAGACATAGGATATCACAACTTTGAATAGGTTCTGCTGAAGCTTGAATCATCCATCTACGGCCCCATTCATTTTGAAAGACAGATGACTCTGGAGTATCATtgaagaggatattgagCTTCTGTCGGTTACTTTCATAAATGTCTTCAACGGAGCCAATGCAGCCCAAAATCCAACACTTGGTCTGGATGATTGCGATGTCCTTTTCAGGATAAGTCTCCACAATGCCTTCGCCTGAGAGAATATACTGAATGGTATTACTGAAAACATCATACCATGGAACGTTGTAGTCCGGTTTCAAGCCAGGTGTGTTGGGGTCATCAGCAGCTAGTCCCAGCAATGCATATACTTTATCATGGCTTGTGGAAGCCATGTGGTAACGATACATGCCAATCAGCTCACCAATACATAAGCTTCCCCGTAACTTGGGCGCATTTCTTGGCCGAAAATGTGCGCCTCTAATCAGGTAAACGACTGGGTGTATGTGTCccagtgaagaaggaattTCTAATTGACCGAGTCCTTCACAAAATGTGTACCCATTTATTTGGACAGAGCCGCACATAATC
The sequence above is a segment of the Aspergillus oryzae RIB40 DNA, chromosome 3 genome. Coding sequences within it:
- a CDS encoding uncharacterized protein (threonine dehydratase); this encodes MAFIHHSNASRFSIQAQTEAAVCMKNLSNWTPAVAEIRTWPEYTPQPLRTLPGLAQKLGVNQVFVKDESKRFGAYFGSFKAIGAPYAVYKILADESYTKTGVRPSPVELRTFKYRDITKSVTVCVASDGDQGRGLAYGAQLFGCRCAVYIHSHVSEGRADITKELGAVVIRVYGEYKASVSRAKEDARMNNWFFVSSTSWPDFDNDIPQHGFYTRLHDDRPSGIPQFIVVEPSEADCLLQSARHGNQNGFVAVPDTIAVDSMKTLASGCEGDISVVSGESSAASMCVLLRASTDSTVRNKLGLDANSQVLLFVLEGTTDSQIFESLVGTSPAAVFAAKGPFAV
- a CDS encoding uncharacterized protein (predicted protein), translating into MYRYHMASTSHDKVYALLGLAADDPNTPGLKPDYNVPWYDVFSNTIQYILSGEGIVETYPEKDIAIIQTKCWILGCIGSVEDIYESNRQKLNILFNDTPESSVFQNEWGRRWMIQASAEPIQSCDILCLLRGNSNPCIIRLSKDHFTIINIAITPQQPGYNDNPDTESLREMDPRQNPPYDITLIWAIPVSDTENEVRPRDPMELIQIAPQYQKERPDTEKGSTDLRVIVDGIAVQLADQGEPDLFKGWLTQMGTAVPVSEQVVKAVVGNTTPDGPQIVKVLLQYQDNLPVTEEVVKVAAGNEGYCGDEIMRLLLKYRHSLHISEEVVKVVAMNKGPYAHYIMERLFKYQKNIPVTEEVIKAAAGNRGVRGPELMEILLNHRHSLPVTEELVRIVAGNEGLYAKDIMWVLFKHQDDILINEEMVTTVEQSELPERYEIVKWMLFKHQEMIRKPGWKEKFQNTARKFRQEGLSIMSTKHHRK